One segment of Panicum virgatum strain AP13 chromosome 3K, P.virgatum_v5, whole genome shotgun sequence DNA contains the following:
- the LOC120700025 gene encoding ureidoglycolate hydrolase translates to MTMMSEPKASRLLLAVLLVGAAAAAGGHDDAVARRTMEEFAGFPASDGGEGPSTAFRVDSEGLQRQIDELASFSDSPAPSVTRVLYSDKDVQARRYIKGIMNQLGLAVREDAVGNIFGSWEGSEAGLGAVGTGSHVDAIPFSGKYDGVLGVLGALEAISLLKRSGFQPKRSLEVIMFTSEEPTRFGISCLGSRLMAGIEELAQSLRKVVDNQNVSFLDAAESAGYKMDPKDLQSVFLKKDSYSAFIELHIEQGPILEKEGIPIGIVTAIAAPASTTVEFEGNGGHAGAVLMPARNDAGLAAAELALAVEKHVLESGSIDTVGTVGILQLHPGAINSIPSKSHLEIDVRDIDEKRRNDVIEKIRRSATEISKNRGVVLSEFKIVNQDPPALSDQSVVEAMEFAAKQLNLEYKKMISRAYHDSLFMARVSPMGMIFIPCYKGYSHKPEEYASPEDMTNGVKVLALTMAKLSLE, encoded by the exons ATGACGATGATGTCGGAGCCGAAAGCATCGCGCCTCCTCCTTGCAGTCCTCCTCGTcggagccgcggccgccgcggggggCCACGAcgacgcggtggcgcggcggacgATGGAGGAGTTCGCCGGGTTCCCCGCCTCCGATGGCGGCGAGGGCCCGTCCACCGCGTTCCGCGTCGACTCCGAGGGCCTGCAGCGTCAG ATTGATGAACTGGCGTCGTTCTCCGACTCGCCCGCGCCGTCAGTGACCCGCGTTCTGTACAGCGACAAGGATGTGCAGGCTCGAAG GTATATCAAAGGGATAATGAATCAGCTTGGCCTTGCAGTTAGGGAAGATGCTGTTGGTAACATATTTGGGAGCTG GGAAGGTTCCGAAGCTGGACTAGGAGCAGTTGGAACTGGTTCTCATGTTGATGCCATTCCATTCTCAGGAAAATATGACGGTGTTCTTGGTGTTCTTGGTGCTCTTGAGGCAATTAGTCTTCTAAAAAG ATCTGGTTTCCAGCCAAAAAGATCTTTGGAGGTCATTATGTTTACATCAGAGGAGCCTACACGATTTGGAATTAGCTGCTTGGGAAG CCGCTTAATGGCAGGTATTGAAGAACTAGCACAATCCCTCAGAAAAGTAGTTGACAATCAGAATGTGTCATTTTTAGATGCTGCAGAATCTGCTGGGTATAAGATGGACCCAAAAGACCTGCAAAGTGTGTTCTTAAAGAAAGACAGTTACTCTGCTTTTATAGAATTGCACATTGAACAGGGTCCCATCTTGGAGAAGGAAG GTATCCCCATTGGCATTGTTACTGCTATTGCTGCTCCTGCAAGCACTACGGTGGAATTTGAAGGGAATGGGGGTCATGCAGGGGCAGTGCTCATGCCTGCAAG AAATGATGCTGGACTGGCAGCAGCTGAGCTGGCATTAGCAGTTGAGAAACATGTCCTGGAATCAGGATCAATTGATACTGTTGGCACTGTTG GTATTCTGCAGCTACATCCAGGAGCAATCAATAGCATCCCAAGTAAATCGCACCTAGAAATTG ATGTAAGAGATATTGATGAGAAAAGAAGGAATGATGTCATTGAGAAGATTCGCCGTTCTGCAACAGAGATATCAAAGAACCGTGGAGTGGTGCTTTCAGAATTCAAGATCGTCAACCAGGATCCGCCTGCTCTATCTGACCAATCAGTTGTTGAGGCAATGGAATTTGCTGCAAAACAGTTGAACCTGGAGTACAAAAAGATGATTAGCAGAGCTTACCACGATTCTCTCTTCATGGCCAG AGTATCACCAATGGGTATGATCTTCATCCCCTGTTACAAAG GTTACAGCCACAAGCCCGAGGAGTATGCATCGCCAGAGGACATGACGAATGGGGTGAAGGTCCTAGCCTTGACAATGGCTAAGCTATCCCTGGAGTGA